In Siniperca chuatsi isolate FFG_IHB_CAS linkage group LG16, ASM2008510v1, whole genome shotgun sequence, the following proteins share a genomic window:
- the paplnb gene encoding papilin b, proteoglycan-like sulfated glycoprotein isoform X2: MRTRKCITSRTDGGHNCIGSSKSFRTCNTHECPVGSRDFREEQCSQFDRMDFQSKHRTWVPYYGASNPCELSCVPRGENFFYRHRPAVVDGTPCYVGRTDICVDGTCRILIHGEFMGLDGDTNSVHSAAPVAVAPHPRETLTYIYKAGVYGDCSATCNGGMQYRSVECWIQDQANPRVVEESYCITQRLQRPQSQQACNMHPCAAEYSVSSFSVCSVTCGEGQQTREVICVGPGGERLADHACSGLARPSSVQTCRRPACHTHITWHVTDYGLCTRSCGGGVRERRVGCFDTDLNPYPEARCGTANRPVSVEACNSQPCPGAQMVPSAQDPRAHESTMRGFVPHVPGDSASRPHTNIRYDPYPSVIGPHCAQSFYGCCPDGHTSATGPRNEGCSQDDCVRTRYGCCLDGVTPAQGFGRAGCPEYQTIAHTSRPAPPSTGNVCSLPRAEGPCDTWKVRFYYDSGTGKCTEFWYGSCQGNANNFVSLEACQRECGGVVREPPPAPRRGTPRRESPRGTLRARA; this comes from the exons ATGAGAACCAGGAAATGTATCACTTCAAG GACAGATGGAGGACATAACTGCATAGGATCTTCAAAATCCTTCCGAACCTGTAATACACAT GAATGTCCAGTGGGATCCAGAGACTTCAGGGAGGAGCAGTGCTCCCAGTTTGACAGAATGGACTTTCAGAGCAAACACCGCACATGGGTTCCTTATTATGGAG CATCCAATCCATGTGAGCTGAGCTGTGTCCCAAGAGGAGAGAACTTCTTCTACCGACACAGACCTGCAGTGGTGGATGGGACACCATGTTATGTGGGCCGCACTGATATCTGTGTGGATGGCACCTGCAGG ATACTGATCCATGGAGAGTTTATGGGCTTGGATGGTGACACTAATTCTGTACACTCTGCCGCTCCTGTTGCTGTTGCTCCTCACCCAAGGGAGACACTCACATACATCTACAAAGCTGGTGTCTATGGCGATTGCTCTGCCACCTGCAATGGAGGCATGCAGTATCGCAGCGTGGAGTGTTGGATTCAGGACCAAGCCAACCCCCGTGTGGTGGAGGAGTCTTACTGCATTACCCAGCGCCTGCAGAGGCCACAGAGCCAGCAGGCCTGCAACATGCATCCCTGTGCTGCTGAGTACAGTGTCTCCAGCTTCAGTGTG TGCTCGGTGACTTGTGGGGAAGGCCAGCAGACAAGGGAGGTGATCTGTGTGGGCCCAGGAGGTGAGCGTCTGGCTGACCATGCCTGTAGTGGACTGGCAAGACCTTCTTCTGTCCAGACCTGCCGCAGACCtgcctgtcacacacacatcacctgGCATGTGACTGACTACGGACTG TGCACTAGAAGCTGCGGTGGTGGTgtgagggagaggagagtggGATGTTTTGATACAGATTTGAACCCCTACCCAGAGGCCCGATGTGGAACAGCTAACAGACCCGTCTCTGTGGAGGCATGCAACTCACAGCCCTGCCCCGGAGCACAAA TGGTCCCAAGTGCACAGGACCCAAGGGCACATGAAAGCACCATGAGAGGATTTGTGCCCCATGTTCCAGGAGACTCAG CTTCCAGGCCACATACAAACATTAGGTATGATCCCTACCCTTCTGTGATTGGTCCACACTGTGCGCAGTCATTCTATGGCTGCTGTCCTGACGGCCATACCTCTGCCACGGGGCCCAGGAACGAGGGCTGCTCCCAAGATGACTGTGTCCGCACCAG GTACGGCTGTTGTTTGGATGGGGTGACTCCAGCTCAAGGATTTGGAAGGGCTGGATGTCCTGAGTACCAGACAATTGCG CACACATCACGTCCTGCCCCTCCATCCACTGGTAATGTGTGCTCCCTGCCTCGTGCTGAGGGCCCCTGTGATACTTGGAAGGTCCGCTTCTACTATGACTCAGGCACTGGCAAATGTACCGAATTCTGGTATGGAAGCTGCCAGGGCAATGCCAATAACTTTGTGTCCCTGGAAGCATGCCAGAGAGAGTGCGGGGGTGTGGTGAGGGAGCCCCCACCTGCACCTCGCAGAGGGACCCCAAGGAGAGAGTCACCCAGGGGTACTCTGAGGGCAAGGGCATAA
- the paplnb gene encoding papilin b, proteoglycan-like sulfated glycoprotein isoform X1 — translation MNILQVLGLLQLLAVPAFTLRQPTHDYWGEFGAYGPCSRTCGIGVAMRTRKCITSRTDGGHNCIGSSKSFRTCNTHECPVGSRDFREEQCSQFDRMDFQSKHRTWVPYYGASNPCELSCVPRGENFFYRHRPAVVDGTPCYVGRTDICVDGTCRILIHGEFMGLDGDTNSVHSAAPVAVAPHPRETLTYIYKAGVYGDCSATCNGGMQYRSVECWIQDQANPRVVEESYCITQRLQRPQSQQACNMHPCAAEYSVSSFSVCSVTCGEGQQTREVICVGPGGERLADHACSGLARPSSVQTCRRPACHTHITWHVTDYGLCTRSCGGGVRERRVGCFDTDLNPYPEARCGTANRPVSVEACNSQPCPGAQMVPSAQDPRAHESTMRGFVPHVPGDSASRPHTNIRYDPYPSVIGPHCAQSFYGCCPDGHTSATGPRNEGCSQDDCVRTRYGCCLDGVTPAQGFGRAGCPEYQTIAHTSRPAPPSTGNVCSLPRAEGPCDTWKVRFYYDSGTGKCTEFWYGSCQGNANNFVSLEACQRECGGVVREPPPAPRRGTPRRESPRGTLRARA, via the exons ATGAACATCCTGCAAGTCCTGGGTCTCCTACAGCTGCTGGCTGTGCCTGCTTTCACT CTGAGACAGCCAACCCATGACTACTGGGGAGAGTTTGGAGCCTATGGGCCCTGCAGTCGCACCTGTGGCATAGGAGTTGCAATGAGAACCAGGAAATGTATCACTTCAAG GACAGATGGAGGACATAACTGCATAGGATCTTCAAAATCCTTCCGAACCTGTAATACACAT GAATGTCCAGTGGGATCCAGAGACTTCAGGGAGGAGCAGTGCTCCCAGTTTGACAGAATGGACTTTCAGAGCAAACACCGCACATGGGTTCCTTATTATGGAG CATCCAATCCATGTGAGCTGAGCTGTGTCCCAAGAGGAGAGAACTTCTTCTACCGACACAGACCTGCAGTGGTGGATGGGACACCATGTTATGTGGGCCGCACTGATATCTGTGTGGATGGCACCTGCAGG ATACTGATCCATGGAGAGTTTATGGGCTTGGATGGTGACACTAATTCTGTACACTCTGCCGCTCCTGTTGCTGTTGCTCCTCACCCAAGGGAGACACTCACATACATCTACAAAGCTGGTGTCTATGGCGATTGCTCTGCCACCTGCAATGGAGGCATGCAGTATCGCAGCGTGGAGTGTTGGATTCAGGACCAAGCCAACCCCCGTGTGGTGGAGGAGTCTTACTGCATTACCCAGCGCCTGCAGAGGCCACAGAGCCAGCAGGCCTGCAACATGCATCCCTGTGCTGCTGAGTACAGTGTCTCCAGCTTCAGTGTG TGCTCGGTGACTTGTGGGGAAGGCCAGCAGACAAGGGAGGTGATCTGTGTGGGCCCAGGAGGTGAGCGTCTGGCTGACCATGCCTGTAGTGGACTGGCAAGACCTTCTTCTGTCCAGACCTGCCGCAGACCtgcctgtcacacacacatcacctgGCATGTGACTGACTACGGACTG TGCACTAGAAGCTGCGGTGGTGGTgtgagggagaggagagtggGATGTTTTGATACAGATTTGAACCCCTACCCAGAGGCCCGATGTGGAACAGCTAACAGACCCGTCTCTGTGGAGGCATGCAACTCACAGCCCTGCCCCGGAGCACAAA TGGTCCCAAGTGCACAGGACCCAAGGGCACATGAAAGCACCATGAGAGGATTTGTGCCCCATGTTCCAGGAGACTCAG CTTCCAGGCCACATACAAACATTAGGTATGATCCCTACCCTTCTGTGATTGGTCCACACTGTGCGCAGTCATTCTATGGCTGCTGTCCTGACGGCCATACCTCTGCCACGGGGCCCAGGAACGAGGGCTGCTCCCAAGATGACTGTGTCCGCACCAG GTACGGCTGTTGTTTGGATGGGGTGACTCCAGCTCAAGGATTTGGAAGGGCTGGATGTCCTGAGTACCAGACAATTGCG CACACATCACGTCCTGCCCCTCCATCCACTGGTAATGTGTGCTCCCTGCCTCGTGCTGAGGGCCCCTGTGATACTTGGAAGGTCCGCTTCTACTATGACTCAGGCACTGGCAAATGTACCGAATTCTGGTATGGAAGCTGCCAGGGCAATGCCAATAACTTTGTGTCCCTGGAAGCATGCCAGAGAGAGTGCGGGGGTGTGGTGAGGGAGCCCCCACCTGCACCTCGCAGAGGGACCCCAAGGAGAGAGTCACCCAGGGGTACTCTGAGGGCAAGGGCATAA
- the paplnb gene encoding papilin b, proteoglycan-like sulfated glycoprotein isoform X3, giving the protein MDFQSKHRTWVPYYGASNPCELSCVPRGENFFYRHRPAVVDGTPCYVGRTDICVDGTCRILIHGEFMGLDGDTNSVHSAAPVAVAPHPRETLTYIYKAGVYGDCSATCNGGMQYRSVECWIQDQANPRVVEESYCITQRLQRPQSQQACNMHPCAAEYSVSSFSVCSVTCGEGQQTREVICVGPGGERLADHACSGLARPSSVQTCRRPACHTHITWHVTDYGLCTRSCGGGVRERRVGCFDTDLNPYPEARCGTANRPVSVEACNSQPCPGAQMVPSAQDPRAHESTMRGFVPHVPGDSASRPHTNIRYDPYPSVIGPHCAQSFYGCCPDGHTSATGPRNEGCSQDDCVRTRYGCCLDGVTPAQGFGRAGCPEYQTIAHTSRPAPPSTGNVCSLPRAEGPCDTWKVRFYYDSGTGKCTEFWYGSCQGNANNFVSLEACQRECGGVVREPPPAPRRGTPRRESPRGTLRARA; this is encoded by the exons ATGGACTTTCAGAGCAAACACCGCACATGGGTTCCTTATTATGGAG CATCCAATCCATGTGAGCTGAGCTGTGTCCCAAGAGGAGAGAACTTCTTCTACCGACACAGACCTGCAGTGGTGGATGGGACACCATGTTATGTGGGCCGCACTGATATCTGTGTGGATGGCACCTGCAGG ATACTGATCCATGGAGAGTTTATGGGCTTGGATGGTGACACTAATTCTGTACACTCTGCCGCTCCTGTTGCTGTTGCTCCTCACCCAAGGGAGACACTCACATACATCTACAAAGCTGGTGTCTATGGCGATTGCTCTGCCACCTGCAATGGAGGCATGCAGTATCGCAGCGTGGAGTGTTGGATTCAGGACCAAGCCAACCCCCGTGTGGTGGAGGAGTCTTACTGCATTACCCAGCGCCTGCAGAGGCCACAGAGCCAGCAGGCCTGCAACATGCATCCCTGTGCTGCTGAGTACAGTGTCTCCAGCTTCAGTGTG TGCTCGGTGACTTGTGGGGAAGGCCAGCAGACAAGGGAGGTGATCTGTGTGGGCCCAGGAGGTGAGCGTCTGGCTGACCATGCCTGTAGTGGACTGGCAAGACCTTCTTCTGTCCAGACCTGCCGCAGACCtgcctgtcacacacacatcacctgGCATGTGACTGACTACGGACTG TGCACTAGAAGCTGCGGTGGTGGTgtgagggagaggagagtggGATGTTTTGATACAGATTTGAACCCCTACCCAGAGGCCCGATGTGGAACAGCTAACAGACCCGTCTCTGTGGAGGCATGCAACTCACAGCCCTGCCCCGGAGCACAAA TGGTCCCAAGTGCACAGGACCCAAGGGCACATGAAAGCACCATGAGAGGATTTGTGCCCCATGTTCCAGGAGACTCAG CTTCCAGGCCACATACAAACATTAGGTATGATCCCTACCCTTCTGTGATTGGTCCACACTGTGCGCAGTCATTCTATGGCTGCTGTCCTGACGGCCATACCTCTGCCACGGGGCCCAGGAACGAGGGCTGCTCCCAAGATGACTGTGTCCGCACCAG GTACGGCTGTTGTTTGGATGGGGTGACTCCAGCTCAAGGATTTGGAAGGGCTGGATGTCCTGAGTACCAGACAATTGCG CACACATCACGTCCTGCCCCTCCATCCACTGGTAATGTGTGCTCCCTGCCTCGTGCTGAGGGCCCCTGTGATACTTGGAAGGTCCGCTTCTACTATGACTCAGGCACTGGCAAATGTACCGAATTCTGGTATGGAAGCTGCCAGGGCAATGCCAATAACTTTGTGTCCCTGGAAGCATGCCAGAGAGAGTGCGGGGGTGTGGTGAGGGAGCCCCCACCTGCACCTCGCAGAGGGACCCCAAGGAGAGAGTCACCCAGGGGTACTCTGAGGGCAAGGGCATAA